A single genomic interval of uncultured Desulfobulbus sp. harbors:
- a CDS encoding IS66 family transposase: MTIDNINVEETIQRVTSLIAAEQDLSPALKSSLEVLLLLVSLLLNRLGFNSKNSSKPPSTDPFRTKKPRSASGRKPGGQPGHAGTTLRPVSDPDIIKEIVIDRSLLPPGRYRSSGHEARQVIDLDITTLVTEWRAEIVVDEQGRRHVAPFPEGITRPVQYGIGVKVNVVYMSQFQMVPYNRIEDHFLEQMGIPVSSGSIVNFNRDAFDRLAFFEQWVQKALQQEGLLHVDETGINIGGKRCWLHNVSSLGLSHFAPHAKRGGEAIESIGILQGFHGILCHDHWKPYFHYGRVHALCNAHHLRELERAWEQDGQQWAQQLSLLLKEANEMVHGAGGCLDSATAEQYRVRYRELLQQAELECPAPAPKLNNGKRGRIAKSKSRNLLERLQSFENDVLRFLDDPLVPFTNNQAENDLRMIKVQQKVTGCFRSMEGAETFCRIRSYITTCRKQGITASKALRLLFQGRWPDFMSTLVVSVCAE, from the coding sequence GTGACAATCGATAACATCAATGTAGAAGAGACAATCCAGCGGGTTACCAGCTTGATAGCCGCTGAGCAGGATCTTTCACCGGCGTTGAAAAGCAGCCTGGAAGTTCTGTTGCTCTTGGTTTCATTGTTGTTGAATCGCCTTGGTTTCAATAGCAAAAACAGTAGCAAGCCGCCGTCGACCGATCCTTTCCGCACTAAAAAACCTCGTTCTGCGAGTGGTCGCAAACCCGGCGGTCAGCCTGGTCATGCTGGAACGACACTGAGACCTGTCAGTGATCCCGATATCATCAAGGAGATTGTTATCGATCGCAGCCTGCTTCCCCCTGGGCGCTATCGCAGCAGCGGCCACGAGGCACGCCAGGTCATTGACCTGGACATCACCACCCTGGTGACCGAATGGCGTGCCGAGATCGTGGTGGATGAACAGGGCAGACGTCATGTCGCACCGTTTCCGGAAGGGATCACCAGGCCGGTACAGTATGGCATCGGCGTGAAGGTCAATGTTGTGTATATGTCGCAGTTCCAGATGGTGCCATATAATCGGATCGAGGACCACTTCCTGGAGCAGATGGGTATTCCGGTCAGTAGCGGTTCCATTGTCAATTTCAACCGTGACGCCTTTGATCGTCTGGCCTTCTTCGAGCAGTGGGTGCAAAAGGCGTTGCAACAAGAGGGCTTGCTTCATGTCGACGAGACAGGGATCAACATCGGTGGCAAACGATGCTGGCTGCATAATGTTTCCAGTCTTGGGTTAAGCCATTTCGCTCCCCATGCAAAACGGGGCGGTGAGGCAATAGAGTCCATCGGTATCCTCCAAGGTTTCCACGGGATACTCTGCCACGATCACTGGAAACCCTATTTCCATTACGGCCGGGTTCATGCCTTGTGCAATGCGCACCATTTGCGTGAACTGGAACGGGCCTGGGAGCAAGATGGTCAACAATGGGCCCAGCAGCTCAGCCTGCTGCTCAAGGAGGCCAATGAGATGGTCCATGGCGCTGGCGGATGTCTCGATTCCGCCACGGCAGAGCAGTACAGGGTGCGATATCGAGAACTCTTGCAACAAGCCGAACTGGAATGCCCGGCACCGGCTCCTAAGCTCAACAACGGAAAACGGGGACGAATAGCCAAATCGAAATCCAGAAACCTGCTGGAGCGATTACAGAGCTTTGAAAACGACGTTCTTCGGTTCTTGGACGATCCGCTGGTGCCTTTCACCAATAACCAGGCAGAAAATGACCTGCGGATGATCAAGGTGCAGCAGAAGGTGACAGGGTGCTTCCGTTCAATGGAAGGTGCAGAGACTTTCTGCCGTATCCGTAGCTACATCACGACCTGTAGAAAACAAGGCATTACTGCGTCCAAAGCACTGCGCTTACTCTTCCAGGGCAGATGGCCCGATTTTATGAGTACGCTTGTGGTTTCGGTTTGTGCTGAATAG
- a CDS encoding ISL3 family transposase, producing MHVKTILNRIEKQPGFIYDTCRWRGSGPAALVITLRPQAGSKPICSKCGERRPGYDTLRARTFAFVPLWGIPVYFLYAPRRVQCPTCGVKVEKLPWAVGKSHLTLSYAWFLATWCKRLSWKEVAEVFQTSWDTVFRSVEMAVNWGLAHRDIDGISAIGIDEICWRKRKDKFVTLVYQLDQGKRRLLWIGPDRTAKTFREFFDWLGAARSRQLRFICSDMWKPYLAVIAEKATGAVNILDRFHIMSHMSKAIDEVRADETKELKKKGKEPLLTKSRWCLLKRPKNLTEKQVDRLKDLLACNLRTVRAYLLKEDFQRFWGYSSPAWAGKFLDAWCTRTMRSKIKPMKKVAKMLRAHRPLLLNWFRAKNTIALGCVEHSRQAKPWRH from the coding sequence ATGCACGTTAAGACTATCTTGAACCGTATCGAAAAACAACCGGGTTTTATCTATGACACCTGTAGATGGCGTGGTTCCGGACCAGCGGCATTGGTGATAACGTTGCGGCCTCAAGCCGGTAGTAAACCCATCTGTTCCAAGTGTGGCGAGAGGCGACCGGGGTACGACACTCTGCGCGCCAGAACTTTTGCTTTTGTCCCCCTGTGGGGCATACCGGTGTATTTCCTTTATGCACCACGGCGTGTGCAGTGCCCAACCTGTGGCGTCAAGGTCGAAAAGTTGCCGTGGGCCGTAGGAAAAAGCCATCTCACACTCTCTTACGCCTGGTTTCTTGCCACTTGGTGCAAGCGATTGAGCTGGAAGGAAGTGGCCGAAGTCTTTCAAACCAGTTGGGATACGGTCTTCAGGTCGGTGGAAATGGCGGTCAATTGGGGGCTCGCTCATCGTGATATCGATGGTATCTCAGCCATTGGCATCGACGAAATTTGCTGGCGCAAACGCAAGGACAAGTTTGTTACCCTGGTGTATCAGCTTGATCAGGGAAAAAGGCGCCTGCTTTGGATCGGGCCAGACCGTACCGCCAAAACTTTCAGAGAATTTTTCGATTGGCTCGGCGCTGCAAGGTCTCGACAATTGCGCTTTATCTGCAGTGACATGTGGAAGCCCTATCTGGCTGTCATTGCCGAGAAGGCAACGGGTGCAGTCAATATTCTCGACCGGTTTCATATCATGAGCCACATGAGCAAGGCTATCGACGAGGTCAGAGCCGATGAGACCAAGGAACTCAAGAAGAAGGGGAAAGAACCTCTCCTTACAAAGAGCCGTTGGTGCCTTTTGAAACGTCCTAAAAATTTGACCGAAAAACAGGTGGACAGGCTCAAGGATCTGCTCGCATGCAACCTCAGAACCGTCCGCGCCTACTTGCTTAAGGAAGATTTCCAGCGATTTTGGGGCTACAGTTCACCGGCTTGGGCTGGGAAGTTCCTTGATGCCTGGTGCACAAGAACCATGCGATCCAAAATCAAACCGATGAAGAAGGTTGCCAAAATGTTGAGAGCTCACCGCCCCCTCCTGCTCAACTGGTTCCGTGCAAAAAATACGATTGCCCTGGGCTGTGTGGAGCATAGCCGTCAGGCGAAGCCATGGCGGCATTGA
- a CDS encoding right-handed parallel beta-helix repeat-containing protein, whose amino-acid sequence MKKNNYYLIFIFFLIVSALINFHCNEVYSRNIIVDNKRDYSSDSNIGTEDSPLKTINYAASIAVPGDVVIVHEGVYRETVNLKKSGGQSMPIIFRASEGDKVIISGCDLVKNSWEKYSNDIYQTTLNDKIEQIFVDGKMMVEARWPNIDPNDIMSKSFGVSELGTDQCKLYLSNNCNGELVGANIQIWPGAGWYTSTRKIEQCIDGKSVIFDDCYPLVGSNYHDSTAYIPRPGNNYIIYGALELLDSPGEWYYDSNLNLIYLWTLNDDNPSVHEIEFKKRNYAFIGSGVNYIQIDGFEIFASSINLNNSSNNLIKNCKLRYVNHERLFPVNNVTSSDMLLSGNSNVVEDCSFGYSGTSLLKLRGTDNKILNSIFFDGNYLGSYLGVIDINDSVGTEISHCRIVRGGRDLIQMHNAKKAKIIYNDLSRGNIFNNDSGAIYAWGTDGEGSIIGWNWIHHNLGMNTVGVYLDNFCKNFVINNNYISYNSLAAIALNSSSLNNKIVNNTIIRNKNHFSVFTYSGYEPSQSGVVIANNIIDGYLNLTNESVFVQGVLGPYISNNESCPLGKDGVPVGNSCAIDNGIVVPGVNDSFYGEAPDIGAYEHGVDAWIAGPVWKEVDEPMTERINLAFAPMQDITEETMITDGLILWLNANKSQNFIFNNEGYIDKWLDSSGGNAIIYGDVNSLQLVESVNNKMNAVKFSGKSMLKIFDLMEWLGPISVFIVSEASDIANDTWQRLASSWKGDGDDWISPNWIILRPGDGDSILYKPTLLKVKFEQNKGLSNLCIGGTAARESQKFSGNIQEIIIYNRILGIEEEYRITQYLKSKWKLSPAPAVYSIKAQ is encoded by the coding sequence GTGAAAAAGAATAACTATTATTTAATTTTTATATTTTTCTTGATTGTTTCTGCTTTGATTAATTTTCATTGTAATGAAGTTTATTCTAGAAATATTATTGTAGATAATAAGCGTGATTATTCAAGCGATTCTAATATTGGAACAGAAGATAGCCCATTGAAAACGATAAATTATGCTGCTAGCATTGCAGTGCCTGGTGATGTGGTCATTGTTCATGAAGGTGTTTATAGAGAAACTGTAAATTTAAAAAAATCAGGTGGGCAAAGTATGCCTATTATTTTCAGGGCATCAGAAGGAGATAAGGTAATAATTTCAGGTTGTGATTTAGTTAAAAATAGTTGGGAAAAATATTCAAATGATATTTATCAAACCACTTTAAATGATAAAATTGAGCAGATATTTGTTGATGGTAAGATGATGGTTGAGGCGAGGTGGCCGAATATTGATCCTAATGATATTATGTCAAAATCATTTGGTGTTTCTGAGCTGGGGACAGATCAGTGTAAATTGTACTTATCAAATAATTGTAACGGTGAATTAGTAGGGGCTAATATTCAAATATGGCCTGGAGCTGGGTGGTACACTTCGACTCGTAAAATTGAACAATGTATTGATGGTAAATCAGTAATATTTGACGACTGCTATCCTTTAGTTGGTAGTAATTATCACGATTCGACAGCATATATTCCACGTCCTGGTAACAATTATATTATTTACGGAGCTCTAGAACTATTGGATTCTCCAGGTGAATGGTATTATGATTCGAATTTAAATTTAATATATTTATGGACATTAAATGATGATAATCCTTCTGTTCACGAAATTGAATTTAAAAAACGTAATTATGCATTTATCGGCAGTGGAGTAAATTATATTCAAATCGATGGTTTTGAAATATTTGCTTCATCAATTAATCTAAATAATTCATCGAATAATTTAATTAAAAATTGTAAATTGAGATATGTTAACCATGAAAGATTGTTTCCAGTCAATAACGTTACTTCATCAGATATGCTCTTGTCTGGAAACAGTAATGTAGTGGAAGATTGTAGTTTTGGTTATAGTGGAACTTCATTGTTGAAACTTCGTGGAACGGATAATAAAATATTAAACTCAATTTTTTTTGACGGAAATTATTTGGGAAGTTACTTAGGTGTTATTGATATTAATGATTCAGTTGGAACTGAAATTTCCCACTGCCGTATTGTTCGGGGCGGTAGAGATCTTATCCAAATGCATAATGCCAAAAAAGCAAAAATAATTTATAATGATCTATCAAGGGGGAATATTTTTAACAACGATTCAGGGGCAATATATGCGTGGGGGACGGATGGCGAAGGCTCAATAATAGGATGGAATTGGATACATCATAATTTAGGGATGAATACGGTTGGAGTGTATTTAGATAATTTTTGCAAAAATTTTGTTATCAACAATAATTATATATCTTATAATTCTTTAGCTGCAATTGCTCTTAACAGCTCATCGCTGAATAATAAAATTGTTAATAATACAATAATTAGAAATAAAAATCATTTTAGCGTGTTTACATATAGTGGTTATGAGCCGAGCCAATCTGGTGTTGTTATTGCTAATAATATTATTGATGGGTATTTAAATTTAACAAATGAAAGTGTTTTTGTGCAAGGAGTGCTTGGCCCTTATATTAGTAATAATGAAAGTTGTCCTTTGGGTAAAGATGGAGTCCCGGTTGGAAACTCCTGTGCTATTGATAATGGAATAGTTGTACCAGGTGTGAATGATTCTTTCTACGGAGAAGCTCCAGATATTGGCGCTTATGAGCATGGGGTTGATGCCTGGATTGCAGGCCCAGTGTGGAAGGAGGTTGATGAACCGATGACAGAAAGAATTAATCTCGCCTTTGCCCCAATGCAAGATATTACTGAAGAAACGATGATCACTGATGGATTAATTTTATGGTTAAATGCAAACAAATCACAAAATTTTATATTTAACAACGAAGGCTATATAGATAAATGGTTAGATTCCTCTGGTGGTAATGCCATTATATACGGTGATGTCAATTCATTGCAATTAGTTGAAAGTGTAAATAATAAAATGAATGCAGTGAAATTTTCAGGAAAATCCATGCTGAAAATATTTGATTTGATGGAGTGGCTAGGCCCAATTTCTGTATTTATTGTGAGTGAAGCTAGTGATATTGCCAATGATACTTGGCAAAGACTTGCATCTTCATGGAAAGGTGATGGCGATGATTGGATTTCACCTAATTGGATTATCTTAAGACCTGGTGATGGTGACTCTATATTATATAAACCTACTCTTCTTAAGGTTAAATTTGAACAAAATAAGGGCTTGTCAAACTTGTGTATTGGTGGGACTGCTGCGCGAGAATCACAAAAGTTTTCTGGAAATATACAGGAAATTATAATTTACAATAGAATTTTAGGGATAGAGGAGGAATATAGGATAACTCAGTATTTAAAAAGTAAATGGAAGTTGTCTCCTGCACCTGCGGTATATTCTATAAAGGCGCAATGA
- a CDS encoding IS4 family transposase, with amino-acid sequence MRKQLHCFFTAQEIDLLARKSKFVQRSSVLGGFTFLCLLAFNSDALAFESLNDLTVKLELDHALCIKKQSLDERFNQHAVSFLTAALSELFNKQLSEGKSLLMSCDQFARILIKDSVCFQIDQSLSKYYPGSGGSGSAASVRIQFEYDLVSGRIVDLSLNAFNDQDATNSTLTIDVVREGDLVIRDLAYMHISALRGILQNLGDFLCRLQANKQVYQLRGKKKLELNFSRIVRAMTDAGIEKIEDRVFLDRDLTLEVRLFVYLLPESVYQERMRKANLNAQKKGRQIGKEFKARARLNLFITSASEELLDIENAWKAYTLRWQIELVFKTWKSLWKIEKVKKVKKERLECYIYSKLFIIVLSLNMLWITHNLMRGLYGKNLSFYKALKTWIRSLGRFKEAFFTGIEAVTNLLKKFLELSCRKHLLEKRKNGNYSPEIVQGIFILRIEGEPIPCAA; translated from the coding sequence ATCAGGAAACAGCTTCACTGCTTCTTTACCGCGCAGGAAATCGACCTGTTAGCTCGTAAGAGCAAGTTCGTTCAGCGGTCAAGCGTGCTTGGTGGATTCACTTTTCTCTGCCTGCTGGCTTTTAATAGCGATGCTTTGGCTTTTGAGAGTCTCAACGATCTCACCGTTAAGCTGGAATTGGACCATGCCCTATGCATAAAAAAACAATCCCTGGATGAGCGCTTCAATCAGCATGCGGTTTCGTTTCTCACAGCAGCCCTTTCAGAGTTGTTTAACAAGCAGTTGTCAGAGGGAAAATCGCTGTTGATGAGTTGTGATCAGTTTGCAAGGATTTTGATTAAAGATTCTGTTTGTTTTCAAATAGATCAATCTTTATCCAAGTATTACCCCGGTAGCGGCGGCAGTGGCTCTGCGGCCAGTGTCAGAATCCAGTTTGAATATGATTTAGTGTCCGGCAGAATCGTTGATCTCAGCCTGAATGCGTTTAACGACCAGGATGCAACCAATTCAACGCTGACCATTGATGTTGTCAGAGAAGGTGACCTTGTTATTCGCGACCTCGCTTACATGCATATATCTGCATTGCGAGGTATCTTGCAGAACCTTGGTGACTTTTTGTGCCGCCTGCAGGCCAACAAGCAGGTGTATCAACTTCGAGGCAAGAAAAAGCTTGAGCTGAATTTTTCCCGGATTGTTCGAGCCATGACCGATGCAGGAATTGAAAAAATTGAAGACAGAGTATTCCTTGACCGGGATCTGACATTAGAGGTTCGCCTCTTTGTTTATCTGTTACCTGAAAGCGTCTACCAGGAACGAATGCGCAAGGCCAACCTGAATGCCCAAAAGAAAGGGCGGCAAATAGGGAAAGAATTCAAAGCCCGAGCAAGGCTCAATCTGTTCATCACCTCCGCCTCAGAGGAGTTGCTTGATATTGAAAATGCGTGGAAGGCATACACGTTGCGCTGGCAAATCGAGCTTGTCTTTAAGACCTGGAAATCACTGTGGAAAATCGAAAAGGTCAAAAAGGTGAAAAAGGAACGCCTTGAATGCTATATTTACTCGAAATTATTCATTATTGTACTCAGCCTGAACATGTTATGGATAACGCATAACCTCATGCGCGGGCTGTACGGTAAAAATCTCAGTTTCTACAAAGCTTTAAAGACCTGGATAAGATCTCTTGGCCGGTTCAAAGAGGCATTTTTCACCGGAATAGAAGCTGTGACCAATTTGTTAAAAAAATTTCTCGAGCTGAGTTGCCGGAAACATTTGTTGGAGAAGAGAAAAAATGGAAACTATTCTCCGGAAATTGTTCAAGGCATTTTTATCTTGAGAATCGAAGGGGAGCCAATACCATGTGCGGCATAA
- a CDS encoding transposase has product MCGIINAAMASPDGYGPKGYDAILLFKILILQSLYNLSDDAIEYQILDRYCFSRFLDLHISQKLPDSTTIWSFRQNLIETGVIDQFFSNSDEHLRSHGLMAMKGLIVAASIGNVPGSETVRRKTPRSKKAMLRIGR; this is encoded by the coding sequence ATGTGCGGCATAATCAATGCCGCCATGGCTTCGCCTGACGGCTATGGGCCCAAGGGATACGATGCCATTTTGTTGTTCAAAATTCTAATCCTGCAGTCGCTGTACAATTTGTCGGATGATGCTATCGAGTACCAAATCCTTGATCGATATTGCTTCAGCCGCTTTCTCGATCTGCACATAAGCCAGAAATTACCGGACTCCACAACTATTTGGAGTTTCCGTCAAAACCTCATCGAAACCGGAGTTATCGACCAATTTTTTTCAAACTCTGACGAACACCTCCGCTCCCACGGTTTGATGGCAATGAAGGGGCTGATCGTCGCTGCAAGCATTGGCAATGTCCCCGGCAGCGAAACAGTCAGGAGGAAAACGCCGAGATCAAAGAAGGCAATGTTACGGATTGGTCGGTAA
- a CDS encoding transposase, producing MTKKNGKTFYGYKNHISVDVKYKFIRSFAVTDAALNDSQMSEQLFTDNTSKDIWADSAYRSEGRLNNLAEDGCREHIQRKGARNRPLTLRE from the coding sequence ATGACTAAGAAGAACGGGAAAACATTTTACGGCTACAAGAACCACATCTCGGTAGATGTGAAGTACAAGTTCATCCGATCTTTTGCGGTAACAGATGCCGCTTTGAATGATAGCCAGATGTCCGAGCAACTTTTTACTGACAACACGAGCAAAGATATCTGGGCAGATTCGGCCTACCGCTCAGAGGGCCGACTCAATAACCTTGCAGAAGATGGCTGTCGCGAACACATCCAACGCAAGGGAGCCCGTAATCGCCCGTTGACGCTAAGAGAGTAA
- a CDS encoding O-antigen ligase family protein: MFPILALRFNWRVNLVSDFSSYLSEYTVVNYQTQKLTENLNLESRGQQEPNCWDKFFSLLALLAIFIVYEGFSILPDSLVVPFPGQFRLADTSFIILFVSFSIFLPLIVRVVQRHRRISLLLFASAGMLFLAALMAKISFDQPFIIGILYIRHSFNYFLFFPFMILLSTEIRIKFFIKSGIIFVSMLAFGALMQKIDPSLPIFNYIGGEEEKYSNPDMMRFGDFRLFFPNIEFALLFFFIVLSDLVNNIKVRYFGFKAFFLCLISYVVVLTGTRSHLVAIIIVSVVVIMMGPKRWLKLYSIILFSFCIFLQIASYAVSQQGFSVFTENRVSKTLVYSVDKTDGSIQGRLEQCKMYWDNFLKSPIAGVGSLRYSQNKDYYYQKYNFFSNNDIGYLKILAEYGIVGFLWVLYFFYCIVNKHINTKFTSSRYYKENFSNILSKGVMYFISYVAVSMVTIPHLIEGKRIITIMLSIVFLESIKSSKIKNL, encoded by the coding sequence GTGTTTCCCATTCTGGCCTTGCGTTTCAATTGGAGAGTAAATTTGGTGTCTGATTTTTCATCTTACCTCAGTGAATATACAGTTGTGAATTACCAAACTCAAAAGTTAACTGAAAATTTAAATCTAGAATCTAGAGGTCAACAGGAACCAAATTGTTGGGATAAATTTTTCAGTTTGTTGGCCCTTTTGGCGATTTTTATTGTTTATGAAGGGTTTAGTATTCTTCCTGACTCATTAGTTGTTCCTTTCCCAGGTCAGTTTAGACTTGCGGATACATCTTTTATTATTCTTTTTGTCTCGTTTAGTATTTTTTTACCATTAATTGTTCGTGTTGTGCAAAGGCACAGGAGAATATCTTTATTGTTGTTTGCCTCAGCTGGAATGCTCTTTTTAGCGGCATTGATGGCCAAAATTTCTTTTGATCAGCCTTTTATTATTGGTATTTTATATATACGTCATTCTTTTAATTATTTTCTATTTTTTCCATTTATGATATTGTTATCTACGGAAATTAGAATAAAATTTTTTATTAAATCTGGAATTATTTTTGTTAGTATGCTGGCATTTGGAGCATTAATGCAAAAAATAGATCCAAGCTTGCCTATTTTTAATTATATTGGTGGAGAAGAAGAAAAATATTCTAACCCTGACATGATGCGTTTTGGTGATTTTAGATTGTTTTTTCCTAATATCGAATTTGCGTTGCTATTTTTTTTCATAGTTCTATCTGATCTAGTAAATAATATTAAAGTTAGATATTTTGGTTTCAAAGCCTTTTTCTTATGTTTGATTTCATATGTTGTTGTTTTAACAGGAACTCGTTCTCATCTGGTTGCTATCATTATTGTTTCGGTAGTTGTAATTATGATGGGGCCTAAACGTTGGCTAAAATTGTATAGTATAATATTGTTTTCTTTTTGCATTTTTCTGCAAATTGCTAGCTATGCTGTAAGTCAACAAGGTTTTTCGGTCTTTACTGAAAATAGAGTTTCTAAAACTTTGGTATATAGTGTTGATAAAACTGATGGTTCTATCCAAGGTAGACTAGAGCAATGTAAAATGTATTGGGACAATTTTTTAAAATCTCCAATTGCTGGTGTAGGTTCGCTTCGATATAGTCAGAATAAAGACTATTATTACCAAAAATATAATTTTTTTAGTAACAATGATATTGGATATTTGAAGATATTAGCTGAATACGGAATTGTAGGATTTCTTTGGGTTTTATACTTCTTTTATTGTATTGTTAATAAGCATATTAATACTAAATTTACATCGTCAAGATATTATAAAGAAAATTTTAGCAATATTTTATCAAAAGGTGTAATGTATTTCATTTCTTACGTCGCTGTATCTATGGTTACAATACCACATCTAATCGAAGGGAAAAGGATTATCACGATAATGCTTTCAATTGTTTTCCTTGAGTCAATTAAAAGTAGTAAAATCAAAAATTTGTAA
- a CDS encoding glycosyltransferase family 2 protein, which yields MNRMFLQPFVAIVIVNYNGFADTRECLCSLCNVKYSNLSIILVDNASTDGSLEMLRDEFTKVHFVRSEINLGFTGGNNLGLEKAYEYSPDYILLLNNDTIVSENLLDELTCYMDDNPNVGLAGPLTLYYDSDDIIAFAGGNLNRNTGIVKYLHKGNKRDNITARALYCTFIEGAALFIRTEVIKNIGGLNNLYFLTSEESELCVRITDLGYQLSVLTSCCIWHKVSRSMGAESELSNYFIFRNKLWFVKRNNHHPSLLDLIQFLKYYITSFYSYIFKKGNYGAAKGMIYGVFDFFMGVDGPGRYRNKLKA from the coding sequence ATGAACAGAATGTTTTTACAGCCTTTTGTTGCAATTGTAATAGTTAATTATAATGGTTTTGCAGATACAAGGGAATGTCTTTGCTCTCTTTGCAATGTAAAATACTCTAACTTATCCATAATTTTGGTTGACAATGCATCTACTGATGGATCGTTAGAGATGTTAAGGGATGAATTTACAAAAGTTCATTTTGTGAGAAGTGAAATAAATCTTGGTTTTACTGGTGGTAATAATTTAGGATTAGAAAAAGCTTATGAATATTCTCCTGATTATATACTTTTACTTAATAACGATACAATTGTTTCCGAAAATTTGTTAGATGAATTAACATGTTATATGGATGATAATCCAAATGTAGGTCTTGCTGGGCCTTTAACTTTATATTATGATTCTGATGATATTATAGCATTCGCTGGTGGAAATTTAAATCGAAATACAGGAATAGTAAAATATTTACATAAAGGAAATAAACGAGATAATATAACAGCTAGAGCACTATACTGTACTTTTATCGAAGGAGCTGCACTGTTCATCAGAACTGAAGTTATAAAAAATATTGGAGGGCTGAATAACCTATATTTTCTCACATCAGAAGAAAGTGAGCTATGTGTTAGGATTACTGACTTAGGGTATCAGCTCTCGGTGCTTACATCATGCTGTATCTGGCATAAAGTTTCCCGGTCAATGGGGGCTGAATCTGAATTATCCAATTATTTTATTTTTCGTAACAAGCTTTGGTTTGTTAAACGGAATAACCATCATCCATCTCTTCTAGATTTAATTCAATTCTTGAAATACTATATCACCAGTTTTTATTCGTATATATTTAAGAAAGGCAATTACGGAGCTGCTAAAGGTATGATTTATGGTGTATTCGATTTTTTTATGGGAGTTGATGGGCCAGGTCGTTACCGGAATAAGTTGAAAGCATAG
- a CDS encoding glycosyltransferase family 4 protein, protein MKILWIAKTCPYPKTDGEKIRVYNLLKYLSKNHDLTLVCRVMDDEEKEGIANLKTFCTSVHAAFVPRASGFFEKVRWCFPFILSRYPISMSTVYFKEVEQILRQLNINEKFDIIQVEHSSLTIYLDHVSFSGNPLKVVTMHNIDYIRNKRIVENLRLGFRKIYYLYNQIKFKKWELSSLFCYDAIIVMSKLDHDILKNDIKSVPIYIVPNGVNTDDIKFEPTFNKSKNLIFVASMDSESNHDAAIFFINEIFPQVKIKFPSLRVLMVGRNPKPELVAYHNGKDIIVTGKVENVFDYYRKAVLSIVPLRSGGGTRLKILEAMATGVPVVTTSIGCEGLNVQNGENILIADHPDEFVSAIQRLMNDCLFRQDLVRKARFLVDTEYNWQLIAETHDEVYQSIARENNG, encoded by the coding sequence ATGAAAATACTCTGGATTGCGAAAACATGTCCATATCCAAAAACGGATGGTGAGAAAATTAGGGTTTACAATTTATTAAAATATCTATCTAAAAATCATGATTTGACACTAGTTTGTCGAGTTATGGATGATGAGGAAAAGGAGGGAATAGCTAATTTAAAGACTTTTTGTACTAGTGTGCACGCAGCATTCGTTCCTAGGGCATCTGGTTTTTTTGAAAAAGTTCGATGGTGTTTTCCATTTATATTATCCAGATACCCAATATCAATGTCTACTGTCTATTTTAAAGAAGTTGAACAGATTCTACGTCAACTAAATATTAATGAAAAATTTGATATTATTCAGGTCGAACATTCTTCTTTAACAATATATCTCGACCATGTCTCCTTCTCAGGAAATCCTTTGAAAGTTGTTACAATGCATAATATCGATTATATTAGAAACAAAAGGATTGTTGAAAACCTTCGATTAGGATTTCGCAAAATCTATTATCTTTACAATCAAATAAAATTTAAAAAATGGGAATTATCTTCATTATTTTGTTATGACGCGATAATTGTAATGTCAAAATTGGATCATGATATACTAAAAAATGATATTAAATCTGTTCCTATTTATATTGTTCCAAATGGCGTTAATACTGATGATATTAAATTTGAACCTACTTTTAATAAAAGTAAAAATCTTATATTTGTCGCCTCGATGGATTCTGAGTCGAATCATGATGCCGCAATTTTTTTTATCAATGAAATTTTTCCGCAAGTCAAGATCAAGTTTCCTTCACTTAGAGTTTTAATGGTAGGTAGAAATCCAAAGCCGGAACTTGTAGCATACCACAATGGGAAAGACATTATTGTGACCGGTAAAGTTGAAAATGTCTTTGATTATTATCGTAAGGCTGTACTTTCCATTGTCCCTCTTCGTTCTGGTGGAGGCACTCGACTCAAAATACTCGAGGCCATGGCAACAGGGGTTCCTGTTGTCACTACAAGTATAGGTTGTGAAGGTTTAAATGTACAAAATGGTGAAAATATATTAATTGCTGATCATCCTGATGAGTTTGTGAGTGCTATTCAACGGCTCATGAATGATTGTCTTTTTAGACAAGATCTTGTTCGGAAGGCGCGTTTCCTCGTCGATACGGAATATAATTGGCAGCTAATTGCTGAGACTCACGATGAAGTGTACCAATCCATTGCAAGAGAAAATAATGGCTGA